A single genomic interval of Lathyrus oleraceus cultivar Zhongwan6 chromosome 7, CAAS_Psat_ZW6_1.0, whole genome shotgun sequence harbors:
- the LOC127102627 gene encoding uncharacterized protein LOC127102627 produces MFAGVKDFVKRALKQPICKSEGGIRCPCINCKCLKIRTPTNVRLHLYRDGFQPDYWIWTQHGEVKLNVNTRNDSNSSEHVHHDDQMEAMNQMVYDAFRPYGVFSHVNDNIEVEEYTEDEFPNEDAKRFYDKLISFNKPIYEGATQSILSISTQLLEIRSNWHVPQKGLDFVAQMLKSVCPVQKCLPENYYQATQLVSKLGLKVEKIDCCKNGCMLYYKDDSKLSECKFCNAPRFIPRKTGMGKYKDIPVKRMFYFPIIPRLQRLYASTESATEMRWHHMNKNSSNILRHPSDGKAWKHFDSVYPDFSREPRNVRLGLCSNGFTPYIQASASPYSCWPIIVTPYNLPPEMCMTKPYLFLACLIPGPKNPKLKIDVYLQPLIDDLHRLWSNGILTYDISTKQNFIMKACLMWTINDFPAYGMLSGWGTQGKLACLHCMEHTDAFTLKSGHKNSWFDCHRRFLPSNHSFRRSKRSFLKNRVVTNEPPPISTGKDIWAIISNFPKVTEIGWEAKWKEFEGYGVDHNWKKRSIFWDLPYWKDNLLRHNLDVMHIEKNVFDNIFNTVMNVKDKTKDNEKAREDLAKLCFRGDLELQPLENRKNGKPKASYTLTKSEAKLVCKWLKELRMPDGYASNLSRCANVEKGTVHGMKSHDCHVFMECLLPIAFHSLPDLVWKPLTELSRFFKDLCCNTLRMDDLVKLDENIPIIICKLERIFPPGFFDSMEHLPIHLAKEAILGGPVQYRWMYPFERFMGVSKRAVTNKARVEGSICSDYIHRETNYFCSHYFNSFRLLPTINLSNKPHLDNDDILPTMSILQSGGRPSGKSRKYFLSDKEWKSSHVHVLINCDEVKPYLDIFLENHSLDLEDSSGRIHIEFPIWLKKYVNEETNGVTNQDIIALPRSPASMAISWNMYFINGYKFHTEE; encoded by the exons ATGTTCGCGGGGGTTAAAGACTTCGTAAAGAGGGCTTTGAAACAACCTATTTGTAAATCTGAGGGAGGGATAAGGTGTCCGTGTATAAATTGCAAGTGTCTCAAGATAAGAACACCAACTAATGTTAGACTTCACTTGTATCGAGATGGATTTCAACCAGACTATTGGATTTGGACTCAACATGGAGAAGTAAAGCTCAATGTTAATACAAGGAATGATTCAAATAGTAGTGAGCATGTGCATCATGATGACCAAATGGAGGCAATGAATCAGATGGTGTATGATGCTTTTAGGCCTTATGGAGTATTCTCTCACGTGAATGATAACATAGAAGTTGAGGAATATACGGAGGATGAGTTTCCCAACGAAGATGCCAAACGATTTTATGACAAGTTGATATCTTTCAACAAGCCCATTTATGAGGGAGCTACCCAATCAATATTATCAATATCTACTCAACTTCTTGAAATTAGGTCTAATTGGCATGTTCCACAAAAAGGTTTAGATTTTGTTGCACAAATGCTTAAAAGTGTATGTCCAGTTCAAAAATGCTTGCCCGAGAACTATTACCAAGCAACACAGTTGGTATCTAAGTTAGGGCTAAAGGTTGAGAAGATTGATTGTTGTAAGAATGGTTGTATGTTATATTACAAGGATGATAGCAAGCTATCAGAGTGCAAATTTTGTAATGCTCCTAGGTTCATTCCTCGCAAGACTGGCATGGGAAAGTACAAAGATATCCCAGTGAAGAGAATGTTCTACTTCCCAATCATTCCCAGATTACAAAGATTGTATGCATCAACTGAGTCGGCAACTGAAATGAGATGGCATCACATGAACAAAAATAGTTCCAATATCCTTCGCCACCCGTCAGATGGAAAAGCATGGAAGCATTTTGATAGTGTATATCCTGACTTTTCTAGGGAACCCAGAAATGTAAGGTTGGGTCTGTGTTCAAATGGTTTTACTCCTTACATTCAAGCGTCTGCTTCTCCATACTCATGTTGGCCAATAATAGTTACTCCGTATAATCTCCCCCCTGAAATGTGCATGACCAAACCATACTTGTTTTTGGCATGCCTCATACCCGGACCTAAAAACCCTAAATTAAAGATAGATGTCTACTTGCAACCATTGATTGATGATCTACATCGATTGTGGTCCAATGGAATATTGACCTATGATATATCTACAAAACAAAACTTCATCATGAAAGCCTGCTTGATGTGgacaattaatgattttccagccTATGGTATGTTATCTGGATGGGGAACACAAGGTAAATTGGCATGCCTTCATTGTATGGAACACACTGATGCTTTCACCTTGAAAAGTGGCCATAAGAATTCCTGGTTTGACTGTCATCGTCGTTTCTTGCCATCTAATCACTCCTTCAGAAGGAGTAAAAGAAGTTTCCTAAAAAATAGGGTTGTGACCAATGAGCCACCTCCCATTTCCACAGGGAAAGATATATGGGCGATAATAAGTAATTTTCCAAAAGTTACTGAAATTGGATGGGAGGCGAAATGGAAAGAATTCGAAGGGTATGGAGTGGATCACAATTGGAAAAAGCGAAGTATTTTTTGGGATCTCCCATATTGGAAGGATAACTTGTTAAGGCATAACCTCGATGTGATGCACATAGAAAAAAATGTCTTCGATAATATATTTAATACTGTCATGAATGTTAAGGACAAAACAAAGGATAATGAAAAGGCAAGAGAAGACTTGGCTAAATTATGCTTTCGCGGGGACTTGGAGCTCCAACCCTTAGAAAACAGAAAGAATGGTAAACCAAAGGCTAGTTACACTCTAACCAAATCTGAAGCCAAGTTGGTTTGTAAATGGCTTAAGGAATTGAGAATGCCAGATGGCTATGCTTCAAACCTCAGTAGGTGTGCCAATGTAGAAAAGGGTACGGTGCATGGGATGAAGAGCCATGATTGTCATGTTTTCATGGAATGTTTACTCCCAATTGCATTCCATTCATTGCCAGATTTGGTTTGGAAACCATTAACTGAGCTAAGTCGATTCTTTAAAGATCTTTGTTGCAATACATTGAGGATGGACGACTTAGTTAAGTTGGATGAGAATATTCCAATTATCATATGCAAGTTGGAAAGGATTTTTCCACCAGGTTTCTTTGACTCAATGGAGCATCTTCCAATCCATCTTGCCAAAGAAGCAATTCTAGGTGGTCCAGTACAGTACCGATGGATGTATCCATTCGAAAG ATTTATGGGAGTCTCAAAGAGGGCAGTGACAAATAAGGCTAGAGTTGAAGGTTCCATATGCAGTGATTATATACATCGCGAGACAAATTACTTTTGCTCTCATTATTTCAACTCTTTTCGTTTGTTGCCAACCATAAATCTTAGTAACAAACCTCATTTAGACAATGATGACATTCTACCTACAATGTCCATTCTACAAAGTGGCGGTCGACCAAGTGGGAAGTCACGAAAATATTTTCTATCTGATAAGGAATGGAAGTCTTCACATGTGCATGTCTTGATAAATTGTGATGAGGTTAAACCATATCTTGA CATATTCTTAGAGAACCACTCTCTAGATTTAGAAGATTCATCTGGGCGCATACATATAGAGTTTCCCATATGGCTGAAGAAATATGTAAATGAGGAGACAAATGGAGTTACTAACCAAGATATAATTGCCTTGCCTCGCAGTCCCGCATCAATGGCCATATCATGGAACATGTATTTTATCAATGGGTACAAGTTTCATACTGAAGAATGA